One stretch of Sardina pilchardus chromosome 17, fSarPil1.1, whole genome shotgun sequence DNA includes these proteins:
- the LOC134061674 gene encoding erythroblast NAD(P)(+)--arginine ADP-ribosyltransferase-like gives MMTFAVLILILTFGATCGQLFPREARAPATLDMAEMSVDDQYLSCTKKMSQLVENTYLEKERKTTKDFNAAWSKGEKWCSSNKKGNDLGEINYCIALYVYTLLDPPIYKDFNRATRGGKTQYTRKTYHWYSLHFLLTRAVQVLKDREKQRGTQCRLTYRGNGFEFVKDVQNKEIRFGSFSSSSIDQKVAKGFGAVSCFEITTCHGAYIEDYSANPAQEEVLIPSYETFKVTEISTRKTTPDLWCNTVYKLESSGIKSNLKCALAPKQA, from the exons ATGATGACCTTTGCTGTGCTGATTCTTATCCTGACATTTGGAGCTACCTGTGGACAG cTATTCCCAAGAGAGGCCAGAGCACCGGCAACACTGGACATGGCAGAGATGTCTGTTGATGATCAGTACCTGAGCTGCACAAAGAAAATGTCACAGTTGGTGGAGAACACATATCTAGAAAAAGAACGTAAGACTACAAAGGACTTCAATGCAGCTTGGAGTAAAGGAGAGAAGTGGTGCTCCAGTAATAAGAAAGGAAATGATTTGGGAGAAATTAATTACTGCATTGCCTTGTACGTTTATACTCTACTTGACCCACCGATATATAAAGATTTTAATCGTGCCACTCGTGGTGgaaaaacacaatacacacgaAAGACATATCACTGGTATTCTCTTCACTTTTTGTTAACACGTGCAGTACAAGTTctgaaggatagagagaagcagagaggaaCTCAATGCAGATTAACATATCGTGGAAACGGGTTTGAATTTGTAAAAGATGTTCAGAACAAAGAGATTCGATTTGGctctttctcatcctcctccattGACCAGAAAGTGGCTAAGGGCTTTGGAGCTGTGTCGTGTTTTGAAATCACAACATGCCATGGTGCATACATCGAAGATTATTCTGCCAATCCAGCTCAGGAAGAGGTGCTTATTCCTTCATACGAGACCTTTAAAGTAACTGAAATATCAACGAGAAAAACAACACCTGACCTCTGGTGCAACACCGTGTATAAGTTGGAGAGTAGTGGGATCAAAAGTAACCTGAAGTGTGCATTGGCGCCAAAGCAGGCATGA